One Felis catus isolate Fca126 chromosome D1, F.catus_Fca126_mat1.0, whole genome shotgun sequence DNA segment encodes these proteins:
- the LOC101100590 gene encoding LOW QUALITY PROTEIN: zinc finger protein 875-like (The sequence of the model RefSeq protein was modified relative to this genomic sequence to represent the inferred CDS: inserted 2 bases in 1 codon; substituted 1 base at 1 genomic stop codon), whose amino-acid sequence MFTSRTFSNPPDGQLISLRESKRVVEIKLSSAEKANRLETDKVLKWVDLSRFEIVSCGNYGLGFNKKSALFFHQRTLSGEKPNFCKECGRSFSYKSALITHKRSHMGEKPYFCTECGQAFSQKSNLVTHKMAHSGEKPFICEECGRSFSQKSTLIRHLRTHSGEKPFVCQECGRSFRDKSNPITHQRIHSWEKPYVCRDCERPFRDKSTLSKHQRIHSGENPHLCNECGRSFGHKSYLIKHKRTHSGEKPFVCQECGRGFSDKSNLTTHQRTHSGENPYICAECGRGFGVKSALVXHSGEKPYVCQECGRSFKHKSTLIAHQRTHSGEKPFVXGECEKGFRQKSHLISHQRTHSGEKAYVCTECGQGFSQKANLVRHKMAHSRKKPSVCRQCGRGFRQKSALIRHQRTHCGEKPFVCRACDRGFSDEATLSTHQRTH is encoded by the exons ATGTTTACTTCTAGAACTTTCTCCAACCCACCTGATGGACAGCTAATAAGCTTGAGGGAAAGCAAAAGAGTGGTGGAAATAAAGCTCAGCTCAGCTGAGAAAGCAAACCGTTTAGAAACAGACAAAGTATTAAAGTGGGTAGATCTGTCCAGATTTGAAATAGTGAGTTGTGGAAATTATGGGCTAGGCTTTAACAAGAAATCAGCCCTCTTTTTTCATCAGAGAACCCTCTCAGGAGAAAAGCCTAATTTTTGCAAGGAGTGTGGCCGGAGCTTTAGCTATAAATCAGCTCTCATCACCCACAAGAGATCACATATGGGGGAGAAGCCTTATTTCTGCACAGAGTGCGGGCAAGCCTTTAGCCAGAAGTCAAACCTAGTCACACACAAGATGGCACACTCTGGGGAGAAACCTTTCATATGTGAGGAGTGTGGACGAAGCTTTAGCCAAAAGTCAACCCTCATCAGACACCTAAGGACCCACTCGGGGGAGAAGCCCTTTGTGTGCCAGGAGTGTGGGCGGAGCTTTAGGGATAAGTCAAACCCTATCACACACCAAAGGATCCACTCATGGGAGAAGCCTTATGTATGCAGGGATTGTGAGAGGCCTTTTAGAGACAAATCAACTCTCAGCAAACATCAGAGGATTCATTCAGGGGAGAATCCTCATTTGTGCAATGAATGTGGTCGGAGCTTTGGTCATAAATCATACCTCATAAAACACAAGAGAACACACTCAGGAGAGAAGCCTTTTGTGTGTCAGGAGTGTGGACGAGGCTTTAGTGATAAGTCAAACCTTACCACACACCAGAGGACCCACTCAGGGGAGAATCCCTATATATGTGCAGAGTGTGGACGAGGCTTTGGTGTTAAGTCAGCTCTCGT ACACTCAGGAGAGAAGCCTTATGTGTGCCAAGAATGTGGGCGAAGCTTTAAACATAAGTCAACTCTCATTGCACATCAGAGGACACACTCAGGAGAGAAACCTTTTGTGTAGGGGGAATGTGAGAAAGGCTTTAGACAGAAGTCACACCTCATCAGTCATCAGAGGACACACTCTGGGGAAAAGGCTTATGTTTGCACTGAGTGTGGGCAAGGCTTTAGCCAAAAAGCGAATCTAGTCAGGCACAAGATGGCCCACTCAAGGAAGAAGCCCTCTGTGTGCAGGCAATGTGGGAGAGGCTTTAGGCAGAAGTCAGCCCTCATAAGACATCAAAGGACACATTGTGGGGAGAAGCCTTTTGTATGCAGGGCATGTGACAGAGGCTTTAGTGATGAGGCAACCCTCAGCACACATCAGAGAACACACTAA